A segment of the Triticum urartu cultivar G1812 chromosome 1, Tu2.1, whole genome shotgun sequence genome:
TCTCATACCATCATCAGCCTGCGAGCTACTGTGGCTATTGTTGCTACTTGTTGCCCCTCCAGTAGATCCTTCCTTTTTACCGTTCCTGCCTGGAGAAGCTCGCAGCCATCTGCCCGACTATGACGTGGAGTCAACCGGTGGCTCACAAATCCCACCACCGTGCACTAGCTGCCCACATTCAAAACAGAAGTGGGGGACTTTTTCATAGTAAAAATCAAACCATGTGCCCCTAATATCATCCTTTGATTTTTTAGATAGAATCCTCTGACTAACCATGCATAAACGTCAATTTTGGCCCGGACCCGAAGTTCGTTTCCTCTGGCCATCCCATCCTTGTCCACATCTACCTTCACTACTTCGCCAAGCCAATTTCCCAAAGCTTTCCCAAACACCTCAGTCCTCTTATCTGGCGGAAGATCTATAACCCGGACCCATATATCCACCTTATCGAAGATCATCTCCGAGGGCCTCGTCTTGCCTTCGTAATCCTTCATGATCAGCACAGCGAAGTCATACTGCCATGGGCCATTGTTCAAGACATGTTTGTAATCGCCCTCGCTCCCAAAGTGCACAACGAAGATATTGGAACCCATGTCTCTGAATTGCACATCTCTATGCAGGCCCCAACCACGCGGCATGGTCCTCTCAAGAACAGACTTTTTGAAAGGATGGGTAGAACACACCTTACCCATCGCTGACCATCGTGAACACTTTGGCATCTTAGATTCTGGTTCATCAAAGATGAACCCTTCCACCTCCTTATCCATAAGCACCATCCCACCCAATCTCGCTGACAAGCTTGATGTCGGATCCGGCGTTTTGCTCTCCACCGGGGATTTGGAACACTCCTGATTAGCAGATCCACCCGATCGCCGTGCTGTTGGTGTAGCCGGTGTCGCCTTTGGGGTGGTCATCTTGTTCTTCGCGGATCCCGTCTCCTTGCCGTCCACTGTCCCCGCCATGAGCGGAATACTCAGCAGGAACCAGTTCTCCCAGCCAGCGAACAGGGATTGCGCCGTTGCCCTCCTTGCTGCTGCCAAATTCAAACCACCCTCGTGAAGcagaaaccctaaccctagcgcaGGAGCACAATCGCCTCGCGATCGCCCCCTACCGCCTTAGTGTTTCCTTACGTGGTGGACTCTCAAAATCAGGACTAGAGTGCTTCGTACAACACGTGTGTCACTTATCATttggaaaaataaaaagaaaaaccagATTAGCAGAGGGCCGGCAACCCAAATCGATCGGCACCGGCGCTGGTGAACCAGCGAGGTCCGGAGCCAATAATTGAGGAGGAGCAGACGATGGGATCGGAACGGCGCTGCTGGATGGAATTCGAGTGCCCGATTAAAAAAGGGGGAAAGGAAAGGAGACGGGCGGAGCCTCCGCCGATGGAAAGGAGACGGAGGAGGTTACACGGCGCACGGCCACGCGGCCACGCCGCGcgcgggcgggcgggcgggagGGAGAGCGGTGGGTGGCTGGCCTGGCCCCGGCCCCCCGCACCGCGGCCTCGAGTGCCCACCACGGCACGGGCCGCACGACGCGGCGCCGTGCGGTGCGGTGCCTCTGCCCCCGCCCGTGCCGTGCCATTACCCACCccttacccccccccccccccccccccccccccccccccgccaaaCCCCGCTCCAAGCAAAAACCACCACCGCATCTCGCACCGCACCGCCACGCCCCACGCGGCTGCCGCGGCCGCTGCCCCTCCACAGCCGGTCGTTCCTTTCACCGCGCGGCCCACCCCACCCACGCCCGCCAGCGGGCGGGCGCCCGCGGCCCACCTCCACCGCACCGCGCCTCCTTATATGACCGGTtccccacctcctcctcctccgttccccATCTCCACcaccaaaccctagccgccgtgCTGCGACcatgtcctcctcctcgtcgctcAAGCAGGACGACATCCCTTCCTCCCCGGAGCTCCCCCCGCTGGCCGCGCCCGGCATCGCGGCGGCGGCCGCCGCGGCCGCGGCCGCGGCCTCGTCCGGGGGCGGAGGGGGCGGGGTGGgggcgggcggcggctccgggaGGAGGCTGCCCCCGCCGTGCTGGACGCACGAGGAGACCCTCGCGCTCATCGAGGCGTACCGCGACAAGTGGGAGGCGCTCAAGAAGGGCAACCTGCGGGCGGCGGACTGGGACGAGGTCGCCGGCGCCGTCACCGCCCGCTGCGGGAGGTTCCCCACCGCCACCTACAAATCCGGCGTCCAGTGCCGCCACAAGATCGAGAAGCTCCGGAAGCGGTACCGCGCCGAGCGCACGCGCTCCATGGGGCGCTCCAAGGGCCCCAAGTGGCCCTTCTTCCCGCTCCTCCACGACCTCGCCGGCGGCGGGGTGCCCGACGCCAGCCCCAACCCCATAATCAAGATCAAGCCCAGGGGGAACGCCACCCCGGCGTCCCCTTCCCCCGTGTCGTCCCCCTCGTCCGAGGACGCCGGGCGGAGCAGGAGCCTCCACGGCCTCATCTCCAACGGCGGGGGCGGCAGCGGGCTGCGCTTCACCATCCCCAAGGCTTCGCGCACCAAGCCGGGGGTCCCGCGGGAGGCGAGGCCGGACCGGGACAGGGGCGATGACGACCCGGAGGCGGAGGCCATGGCGGAGGTGGCCTCGGCACTGAGGGCCGTCGGCGAGGGGTTCCTGAGGATGGAGGAGCGCAGGCTGGAGCTGTCGCTCCAGATGGAGAAGGAGCGGATGGAGTCAGAGATGAAGCGCACCCAGGCGCTGCTCGACGCGCAGCAGCTCTTCGTCGAGGCGTTCCTCGGCAAGCAGCAGCCGCACCACAAGAAGGCCAAGCTGGTCTCCTCCGCCGCTGCTATGGAGGAGGATTGAGAACTAGAGCTCCGGTGCAGCCTCAGCTCAACTCCGTGTTGATGGATGCTTGCTGGCTTTGTTAGTTAACTGCTGCTGCTCCTGTCAGTCAGCTGATGACTTGTGATGTTTCTACTCTTCTTTTGTTTGGATGGTTGATTTAAGAAGTGAAGGGCAAAGAATGTAGGTGTAGGATATGGCTGTGGGAGGATTTAGAAAGTGTTCATTTGTAATCAGTGTGTTGTCTTTTGAGTTGCTGTTTATGGTGGGGAAAAGAAAAGAGTAGCTTCGCTGGGAATATCATCATCTGGTCACTGCTTGCTTCTGCTGCTTTGCTATTGTTAAGATTGTCTCACAGTGAGCCAAGGTGTGATTGTTATGATAGTTGTAATCAACAGTCTCTCACTCATGGATAATTTGTTATGGATGGCCCTTGCTCAACTATCAACTGGGTACTGTGAATTTCACAGTTGCTGCAGGAATTGAACTATCAACTGGTACTGTGAGTTTTACAGTTGCTGCACCAATTGAACTATCAACCGGGCACCGTGAGTTTCACAGTTCCTGCAGGAATTGAACTGTTTGTAGTATGAATTCCTGCGAATCAAAAGGCGCCACAGAACACTGCCATTACACTACTGAAGACGAGGGACGGCTGAACATCAATGAGGGCATGAAAGTTGCAAGCTGCGGCTGTAACTAATGTCACTGGATACAATATTTGTTCTTCTCAACCTTGACCTTCTCCATTCCCTCCGGCGGAGTGCGGGTGCTTCTAGGTCGGTAATTTGATTGACTAACCAGATATATATGTTTGAGATGAAAAACATATGCTTAGAAGCTTCATCTTGTGTATGATTCTAATGATATGCTTTTCATGACATACAATTTGATTAGTCAAATCAACGACCGTCCTATGTACCGGACTTGAGGAGGGTGTGAATTCAGGAGGGTTCAGAACAAACAAAAGCACCATAGCCAGAAGATCAGCCTCATGGAAGAGGCGAACCCTTCCGCTGCCTGTAAACCTGCAACTACACACACCCTACAGCAGCAGCAGCTATAAGGACTCGACAGATCAAATATGAAATCTCTGGACAGGTGCCATGTTTTCTCGCATGACAAAAGCGGAAAACCAAGCAGAGGCAGCCATCAGTCCATCGGAATGGAACATCACCAGCTAACAAGACAACCAAACATGAACTAACAGGCATAATGTATATCGCCAATGGTTGCAGATAATTCAGGTCCAACTGCTTAGAACTCATCAGAGCAAGCAGAGTACACAACTTTGCCAACAATTCTGACTCAAAATTCGATAAAACTTCAAAGCTAAAGTCAACGGTATAAAACCCACCAGGCCGACTGATCACGGGATAATTCGGAACATAGGTTCATTCCTAAGGTAAAAGGGATGTCATCATGGTCTGATGGGAGGTATGACAACAAGGAGACTATGTAACTTTCAGAAGTCGCAGCCTTTCAGGGTCTTTGCCTGTATCTTCTGTATGTATCATGGAAATTCGCTAGCAAAAACCTGAAGTCATAGCAACCCAGCAGAATCAGGAATAGGGACAGAACCTGGGTGACCTCCTGCAGAGAAAAACAGAACATCAGAAAGGTCATCCTGGGAATTCTGTTTGAATTTCTCTCATCTTGGGCTCCATTTTGGATTTTTGGTAACCTCAGGAAAAGAGGAGATCCCAGGGAATAAAAGTTCGCCTGAATGTTTGGTGCACAACTAGTCGGATGCATTACAAGAATGGCCTCCGCATGCCATATTCTTCGAATCCTTTCATTTACTTTATATTATATACAGTTTACGATTGAAATTCTGCTCTATTCAAACAGAAGTACTGGGTTGGTCTTGATTAGGCTTATGCAAAAAAATTCCAATGAAATCAGGATAACCCAAAATTCAGCTGAAAAGATCAATATCTAGAAACAGTCGC
Coding sequences within it:
- the LOC125513611 gene encoding trihelix transcription factor ASIL1-like, which translates into the protein MSSSSSLKQDDIPSSPELPPLAAPGIAAAAAAAAAAASSGGGGGGVGAGGGSGRRLPPPCWTHEETLALIEAYRDKWEALKKGNLRAADWDEVAGAVTARCGRFPTATYKSGVQCRHKIEKLRKRYRAERTRSMGRSKGPKWPFFPLLHDLAGGGVPDASPNPIIKIKPRGNATPASPSPVSSPSSEDAGRSRSLHGLISNGGGGSGLRFTIPKASRTKPGVPREARPDRDRGDDDPEAEAMAEVASALRAVGEGFLRMEERRLELSLQMEKERMESEMKRTQALLDAQQLFVEAFLGKQQPHHKKAKLVSSAAAMEED